The genomic window ACTTGGGCGCCGAGGCGCGTTTGCGGGCAGCCCCTACGTGGTACTTTTGCAAGCCCATGAGCAGGCCGGCATTGCCCAGCAGATCCAGATAACCGGCCAATGTGGTTTCGTTACCTGCGTCTTGCAGCTGCCCTTTCACCTTGCCCAGCGCCAGAATCTGCCCCGAGTAAATGGCACCCAGAGTGAACAATTGCTTGAGCAGCGCAGGCTTGTCCACGCGCGCCATTTGCAGAATGTCGGTTTCAATGCTGGGCTGCACCAGGCTCGCCAGCACATAGTTGCGCCAACGCTCTTCGTCCCGGATGAGGGGCGCGCTGCCGGGATAGCCGCCAAAGTAGATGTACTCATTGAGAGTGAAGTCAAAGGCGTGGTGCATTTCCACAAAAGACCAGTGCGTGGCGCGAATCAATTCATAGCGCCCTGTCAAGCTTTCTGTCAGGCCCTTTTGAATGAGTAGGGGCGAGCTGCCCAGCAGCACTACGTGCATGGGCAGACCGCGGGCGCGGTCAGCGTCCCATAGGCCCTTGACGGTGTCCGGCCAGCGGGGAATTTTTTGAATTTCATCCAACACGAAGATGAATGGTTGGTCTGAGTTCCTTTCCATGTGCGCCTCGCACTCGGCACGGGCGGCTTGCCAGGTGCGAATGAGCCAAGCGGCATTGCGGGGCGCGCCATCGATGTCGGCCGTTTCATAGTCAAGAATGCCCCGGGCGCTGGATGCGATGCTACGTGTCCACGGTTCTCCGGCGGGGTCTACCGACACAAAGCGGTGGGCCCTATCTTCTATGGTTTGGCGGACCAGTGTGGTCTTACCCACTTGCCGAGGTCCCGCCACAATGGTGATGAAGCGTGGCACCTCTCGTAGGCGGTTTTTTAGAGTCTGGACGTGTGATCGTTGGAAGCTCATAAAATACTGAGTAAATTTACTCACAATCTTTGCATTTTTTCCGATCCTCGTCAATTTAGAGTTTTTGCTATGAAAAGCATAGCGTCACGCGCTCGTTGAACATGCGCGACTGGCTATATCCCTTCTAAAATCGAATCATGAACCTGCTGGCCCTGGATACCGGAACCGAATTTCTCTCGATCGCCCTGCGCACCGAAGGGCCCCATGGCTCGCGCGTTGTGGAGCATCAGAGCGCCGGGGGGGCCAAGGCATCGACCGATTTGATTGCGGCCGTATTGCAGATGCTGGCCGATGCCGGGGTGCGCTTGGCAGACCTGGACGCCATTTGCTTTGGCAGCGGCCCGGGCTCCTTTACCGGTTTGCGCACCGCTTGCTCGGTGGTGCAGGGCTTGGCCTTCGGGGCAGGTGTGCCGGTGTTGCCGGTGGACTCGCTGTTGGCGGTTGCCGAAGACGCGCGGTTTCGTGCCCTGCCCGACGTGCCGGTGCTGCAAGTCACCGCCCTGTTGGATGCCCGCATGGATGAGATATATGCCGCCCGCTATCGTTTTGAAAACGGCCAGTGGCAGACCTTGAGCGCCAGTGCCCTGCTGCGGCCCGAGGACTGGGTGGCAAGCCCGGCGGGCGACGCGCCCCATGTCGTCGCGGGCAATGTTTTTACGGTGTATGCCGATCGTCTGTCTCCTGCATCGCTGCAGGCTGCTCAGGTCGTGCCGGCCTTGCCTTTGGCGGCCGCCATGTTGCGTGTGGCACCAGCCTTGCTCGCGCAGGGCCTGGCCGTGGATGCCGCTTTGGCCATGCCCAGCTACATTCGCGACAAAGTCGCCAAAACCACTGCCGAGCGGGAGGCTGAAAAAGCCGCTGCCCTTGCGGCCGCTGTGCCATGAGCCCCTATCGCGCGGTGCCTGCAGCAGACATAGTCCACGAGGCCACGTTCGAGCCCATGCTCGCGGATTCGCTGGACCGGGTGCTTCAGGTGGAGCAACGCACCTACGCTCACCCTTGGAGTCGAGCCAACTTTATCGACGCCCTGCACAGTGGCTACCAGGCCCAGATGATCACTGGCCGCGGCGAGTTGTTGGGTTACTTTGTGGCCATGAAGGGGGTGGACGAAGTGCACCTGCTCAACATCACGGTCGCCCCCGAATACCAAGGCCAGGGCTGGGCTCGCGTCATGCTTGATGCCTTGGGCATCTGGGCCCGCGGCCAAGGCGCACAGTGGCTCTGGCTGGAGGTGCGGGTGCATAACGCACGCGCCATCCAGGTCTACGAGGCGCATGGCTTTCGCCGCGTGGGCATGCGCAAAGCCTATTACCCCGCAGACCGCGGGCAGCGCGAAGACGCCATCGTCATGAGCCTGGCACTAGAGCACTGAACACCATGGCATTGCAACTCGACGAGCGCCAACGCGCCATGCTGCTGGAGATGGGCGTTCGCGTCTGGTTGCCCGGCACCGCTTTCGCTGTCATGGCAGATAACGACCCGGCACCCGTAGCGCCCACCCGTGCGGCGGTGGCCAGCCCGGTGGCCCGTGCGCCGCAGCCCGCACCGGTAGTGCCCAAGGCTCCTGCAGCCGCCCCGGAGGCGGTGCCGGTGCAACCTTCAGACCTGGCCGCGCTGGACTGGAATGGCTTGGCAGACACTGCCGCAGCCTGTACCGCCTGCGGCTTGTGCGCTGGCCGCAAATTCGGCACCCTGCAACCCGCCGCCCAAACCCAGGCTGATTGGATGGTGGTGGGGGATCCGCCGGAAGAGGAGGAAGACGCCGCCGCCCAAGCCTTCACCGGTGCACCCGGGCAACTGCTCGACAACATGCTGCAAGCCGTGGGGGCAAGCCGCACCGGCAGCGGGCCGCAAGGCGCCTATGCCACCAATGTGGTGAAGTGCCGCCCGCCGCATGGCCGCAACCCCGCGCCTGCCGACCTGGCGGAGTGCGCGCAGTTCCTGCAGCGCGAGGTGGAGCTGGTCCGGCCGAAAGTGATTTTTGCGGTGGGCCGCTTCGCTATTCAGACGCTGCTGTCCGAGCATGGCGCGCTGGCCACCCAACCCTTGGGCAAGCTGCGTGGCATGGTGTACCGCTACCGCGGCATTCCGGTGGTGGTGAGTTACCACCCCAAGCTGCTGCTGCGCAATAGCGCGGACAAGGCCAAAGCCTGGGCTGATTTGTGCCTGGCCATGGACAGCATCACCCCTTCTTAAAATAGGTTCCCATGACATTTATTGAACAATTGCGCACTGCCGAGCGCGAAAACGGCTCGTTGTTGTGCGTGGGGCTGGACCCGGAGCCGGCCAAGTTTCCGACCCATTGGCGCGGAGACGCCAGCAAGATTTACGACTTTTGCGCGGCCATCGTCGACGCCACGGCGGATCTGGTGAACTCGTTCAAGCCGCAGATTGCTTACTTTGCCGCCCATGGCGCCGAGGTCCAGCTCGAAAAGCTGATGGAGCACATGCGCCGCTCCGCGCCGGGCGTGCCGGTGATTCTGGATGCCAAGCGTGGCGACATAGGCAGCACCGCAGAACAGTACGCCAAAGAGGCGTTTGAGCGCTACGGCGCCGATGCGGTCACCCTTTCGCCCTTTATGGGTTTTGACTCGGTTGCTCCGTATTTGACGTACCACGGCAAAGGCGCGTTCCTGTTGTGCCGCACCTCCAACCCCGGGGGCGACGATTTCCAGCCGCAGCGTTTGCTGGATGTGCCCGGGCAGCCTCGGCTGTATGAACACATCGCAGCCTTGGCACAAGGACCTTGGAACCTCAACGGCCAGTTAGGGCTGGTGGTTGGCGCGACCTATCCTGCGGAGATCGAGCGGGTGCGGGCATTGGCGCCCACGGTGCCCCTGCTGATTCCCGGGGTCGGCGCCCAGGGCGGCGATGCGGTCGCCACGGTCAAGGCCGGTTGGAAGTCGGTGAACGGCGAGACGATCGCGCCGATAGCGGTGAACTCTTCCCGCGCGATTTTGTATGCGTCTGCGGATATGGACTTTGCGTCTGCCGCCCGGGCAGAAGCGATCCGGACCCGCGCAACCTTGCAGCAGGCGGCGGCTGCGTAATCACCGTTGGTAAGTGTTTGTAACGCAGATGATGGAATAGGGGTACCACACCGTAATCTTCATTGAAGGGCTTGTTAGCAAGGGTGCGCAAGTCAATCCGCCAATGAAAGACGGTATGGAAACAGATACATCTCCTATTACACAGCAGCCGCGCGCCAGTGCAACTCAGCGGAGTGCCGGCATCTCCATGGTGGGGCTCTCAGCAGTTGCGCTTGCCGCTTGCGGCGGAGGAGAGGGTGGTAGCACTGCCGTCACGACGACGACTTACACACCGGTAGACACAGGCAGGAGCGTGGCCTTGACCAGCTCTGCCGCGCCTGCCAATGATGCGCAGGCAGCCCGGTTTCTCTTGCAGGCGGGTTTGTCTGCGAGCAGCGCCGAGATTGCCTCGGTGCGCAGCTTGGGCTACGCAGGTTGGATGAAGGCCGAGATCGCCAAACCGTCAGGCATCAGTGGATGGGACTGGCTCGATTCGCAGGGTTACGGCAATGCCCTGAACCCCGGCAACTTTTACGACTCCGAGTCTCCTGGGGATCACATGATCTGGAGCCAATTGGCGACCGCTTCAGATCCCATGCGCAAGCGCGCAGCCCTGGCACTCTCAGAGGTATTGGTGGTGTCGCTCAGTGGTTTGGAAATTACTTGGCGCAGCCATGCGATCGCACGGTACTGGGACATTCTGGTGCAGCACGCGTTTGGCAACTTCAGGGACCTGCTGGAAGCCGTGACCCTGAATGCTGCGATGGGGGTCTACCTCAATACCAAAGGCAACCTGAAGGAAAACGTCAGCACCGGGCGCCTGCCCGATGAAAACTATGCCCGCGAGGTCATGCAGCTATTCACCATCGGGCTCTACAAGCTGAACCCGGATGGCACTCAGCAGTTGGACGGCAATGGCAAACCGCAAGAAACCTACACCCCCAGTGATGTTGCTAATCTGGCCCGCGTATTCACTGGCTATGACTTCGATCGCAGCCAGAACGTGGATACCGTGATCCCCCAAACCGGTGGCGGCACCCGTACCATTTCGAACACCAGTTATGTCCGCTTGCCGATGAAACTCACGGCGTCCAATCACTCCACATTGGCCGCCACATTTCTCAATGTGACCATTCAGGCTAACACACCGGGTACTCAAGCTTTGAAGGTGGCGCTGGACACCTTGTTCAACCACCCGAACACGGCTCCGTTCATTTGCAAGCAGCTGATCCAGCGCTTGGTGACCAGCAACCCCACTCCCGCCTACGTGGCCCGTGTGGCGGCCGTTTTTGCCAATAACGGGGCGGGTGTACGTGGCGACATGGCCTATGTGTTTGCCGCCATTTTGAATGACGACGAGGCACGCAACGCCACCGGGCTGACTGCCCCGGAGTTCGGCAAGCTGCGTGAGCCCATGTTGCGCTTGGTGCAGTGGTTGCGTACCTTCAATGTGACCTCCGCCGCGGGCACTTGGAAGATTTGGAATACGAGCAACGCGGCTGATTCCTTGGGCCAAAGCCCCTTGCGGTCTCCGTCGGTATTTAACTTTTTCCGCCCTGGCTATGTGCCGCCGTCTACCGTGGCGCCACCTGCTACCGGTTTGAGTGCTGGGAAAGTGGCCCCCGAATTCCAGATCGTGAATGAGAGCAGCGTCGGAGGCTACCTGAACCTCATGATGAATGTGATCGACACGGGTTTTAACTCCGGCGACATCAAGGCCGCGTACACCACCGAGCTGACTCTGGTGCTCGACCCGACAGCATTGGTGCAGCGTCTGAACCTGCTGATGGCTGCAGGGCAGTTGTCCGCCAGCACGGTGAGTACCATTGTTACCGCCCTGTCTGGTGTGAACGTGACCGCAAGCAGCAGTGCCTCCATCAAGCGCAACCGGGTGTGCGCGGCGGTTCTCATGGTGATGGCGAGTGTGGAATATCTGGTTCAAAAATAAGGCGCAAACCGATGACAAGCTCAACCCCTCCTGATCTGCAGCGCCGTGCGTTTTTGCGCCGCTCCGGCCAACTCGCCCTGACCGGTACTGCTCTGCCCTTTGCGATGAACCTAGCCGCCTTGGGTGAGGCAGCAGCATTCAATGCCCCCTCAGGGGACTACAAGGCGCTGGTGTGCGTGTTTTTGTATGGTGGCAATGACTACGCCAAC from Rhodoferax potami includes these protein-coding regions:
- a CDS encoding ATP-binding protein, with product MSFQRSHVQTLKNRLREVPRFITIVAGPRQVGKTTLVRQTIEDRAHRFVSVDPAGEPWTRSIASSARGILDYETADIDGAPRNAAWLIRTWQAARAECEAHMERNSDQPFIFVLDEIQKIPRWPDTVKGLWDADRARGLPMHVVLLGSSPLLIQKGLTESLTGRYELIRATHWSFVEMHHAFDFTLNEYIYFGGYPGSAPLIRDEERWRNYVLASLVQPSIETDILQMARVDKPALLKQLFTLGAIYSGQILALGKVKGQLQDAGNETTLAGYLDLLGNAGLLMGLQKYHVGAARKRASAPKFQVLNTALMSSATPYTFAQAQADRSYWGRLVESCVGAHLCNSARSQEDISYWRESPHEVDFVINDALRRTAIEVKSGPSVGALGGMDEFAKQHTGSNTLLVGTGGVNLTEFLSYPLTHWLEAA
- the tsaB gene encoding tRNA (adenosine(37)-N6)-threonylcarbamoyltransferase complex dimerization subunit type 1 TsaB — its product is MNLLALDTGTEFLSIALRTEGPHGSRVVEHQSAGGAKASTDLIAAVLQMLADAGVRLADLDAICFGSGPGSFTGLRTACSVVQGLAFGAGVPVLPVDSLLAVAEDARFRALPDVPVLQVTALLDARMDEIYAARYRFENGQWQTLSASALLRPEDWVASPAGDAPHVVAGNVFTVYADRLSPASLQAAQVVPALPLAAAMLRVAPALLAQGLAVDAALAMPSYIRDKVAKTTAEREAEKAAALAAAVP
- the rimI gene encoding ribosomal protein S18-alanine N-acetyltransferase, which codes for MSPYRAVPAADIVHEATFEPMLADSLDRVLQVEQRTYAHPWSRANFIDALHSGYQAQMITGRGELLGYFVAMKGVDEVHLLNITVAPEYQGQGWARVMLDALGIWARGQGAQWLWLEVRVHNARAIQVYEAHGFRRVGMRKAYYPADRGQREDAIVMSLALEH
- a CDS encoding uracil-DNA glycosylase — encoded protein: MALQLDERQRAMLLEMGVRVWLPGTAFAVMADNDPAPVAPTRAAVASPVARAPQPAPVVPKAPAAAPEAVPVQPSDLAALDWNGLADTAAACTACGLCAGRKFGTLQPAAQTQADWMVVGDPPEEEEDAAAQAFTGAPGQLLDNMLQAVGASRTGSGPQGAYATNVVKCRPPHGRNPAPADLAECAQFLQREVELVRPKVIFAVGRFAIQTLLSEHGALATQPLGKLRGMVYRYRGIPVVVSYHPKLLLRNSADKAKAWADLCLAMDSITPS
- the pyrF gene encoding orotidine-5'-phosphate decarboxylase, with protein sequence MTFIEQLRTAERENGSLLCVGLDPEPAKFPTHWRGDASKIYDFCAAIVDATADLVNSFKPQIAYFAAHGAEVQLEKLMEHMRRSAPGVPVILDAKRGDIGSTAEQYAKEAFERYGADAVTLSPFMGFDSVAPYLTYHGKGAFLLCRTSNPGGDDFQPQRLLDVPGQPRLYEHIAALAQGPWNLNGQLGLVVGATYPAEIERVRALAPTVPLLIPGVGAQGGDAVATVKAGWKSVNGETIAPIAVNSSRAILYASADMDFASAARAEAIRTRATLQQAAAA
- a CDS encoding DUF1800 domain-containing protein; amino-acid sequence: METDTSPITQQPRASATQRSAGISMVGLSAVALAACGGGEGGSTAVTTTTYTPVDTGRSVALTSSAAPANDAQAARFLLQAGLSASSAEIASVRSLGYAGWMKAEIAKPSGISGWDWLDSQGYGNALNPGNFYDSESPGDHMIWSQLATASDPMRKRAALALSEVLVVSLSGLEITWRSHAIARYWDILVQHAFGNFRDLLEAVTLNAAMGVYLNTKGNLKENVSTGRLPDENYAREVMQLFTIGLYKLNPDGTQQLDGNGKPQETYTPSDVANLARVFTGYDFDRSQNVDTVIPQTGGGTRTISNTSYVRLPMKLTASNHSTLAATFLNVTIQANTPGTQALKVALDTLFNHPNTAPFICKQLIQRLVTSNPTPAYVARVAAVFANNGAGVRGDMAYVFAAILNDDEARNATGLTAPEFGKLREPMLRLVQWLRTFNVTSAAGTWKIWNTSNAADSLGQSPLRSPSVFNFFRPGYVPPSTVAPPATGLSAGKVAPEFQIVNESSVGGYLNLMMNVIDTGFNSGDIKAAYTTELTLVLDPTALVQRLNLLMAAGQLSASTVSTIVTALSGVNVTASSSASIKRNRVCAAVLMVMASVEYLVQK